Genomic segment of Apium graveolens cultivar Ventura chromosome 7, ASM990537v1, whole genome shotgun sequence:
GGGACAAAATGAACAGGTGACCCGTGACACCATTACAGTCGGATTAGAATTAAAAATTAGTCGATACTTTTCTTCACTTGGATGGATCTTTAGCTGGATCACCTTTCTAACGGTTAGCAATAATAATAGTCACGTAAGTACTTGATTTAACATGTCCCAAAACATTCTGTCTGAAATTCGGTTATATTTAACAAATGTTGCGTACATGTATCTATGTTATTAATCACAAGTGTGGCCACTTGCCTTGTCAATTTTGTTCATTGTATTTTTTATTTACTAAATAAATTAATTTCTTAAGAATAATAAAAATATATCCTAAACTTGTACAATTAAAAGATACATACTTTTAGGCATCTTTTTTTTAATCTAATTAATCCGTATCCGCTACCTTTTGGGTGCGCACTGTATAAATTATTCGGGCTCACTTAATAGCATGTACTTTTAGGCACTTTTTTTATCGTAAGTAATCCGCAGCCGCTATCCtttgggtgcgcactgggtaaaccctacgggctcacgcaatagcctgcaaatcacgtgaatcaaggtaaaccgcatttaagtgacagactctgactcaggaggcataatcataaattctcctcccgtgggattcgaacttGTGACCAAGATAATAGTTACAAGATTTGCCCCATTTCTagtaataatattttttaaaagaaatacAGTGGTTACAATTTTTCTTGCAAAAAATACATATATAACAAGAAATGTTACTTTACAACCTCGTACGTACATCTTGCAAATCGGACAATTCGATCGATTCCCGATATGATCAATTTCATATCGAATTTACTTTAGGATTAGGATATATACTTAGAGACCACCGGATTGAATTAAATCGAATGTGATTTGATTCGGGTCTAATTCGGATTGAAATCGGATGAAATTCGCTTTAAGATAGAACAAACTTCGGTTCAAATTAAGTTCGATTTAAATATTTTCAGATCATAacttattaattttttaatttgtaaGATTTAAaaaggtatcattttattaaatatagtatttttaatattatataatgtacttttacaaaaaaaaataagCATAATTTTGCGTGATTCGGGTCATATTCGGTTCAGATGATATATTATTCGGTTTTGATTAGTTCCAAGTTATAATCGGTTCTAGTATTTTGGATCATTTTTGGTTATATTTTCGGTTCGAATAATTTTCGAATAGATTTAAATTGATTTTcatataattattgaattacaTAATTAGGATCTCATTATGCGCTATTTACTATtcacaaaaaatatatataatttgttTATTTATTGCTATCTGCTACCTCATTTTCAGTAACAGAGTTTGAGAGCTCGGATTGTAATAATAATTGTGTTCGCGAATACTGAGATACATATTTTTTATCTTACCGAAATCATCACGCTCAAGTATCGAATGTATCAGATAAATTTGCTTCAAGATCTAAATAAAATGATCGATTTCCCCATAAACAAACACAATGAAGAAAAAGAACATACACATCCATATCAGAGCATCACCTCAACCAAAATAAACAAGCTTAAAGAAGATAAGATGACACAAGTTAAGTGCCAATTAATTATTGAAGCCATTAATTTAACAAACAGATTTATGTATAATCTAAGTGCATGTCTCCCTGGATACACCAAGCCTTGAGTTTGGAACATCAAAGAGAACTCTATGGTTTTGTTGTTGCAAGCTGGCAATGACATTGAGGACAGAGTTCACATTATCTGGTGCCCCTGCCATGGCCAGGCAAGTTGTGCTACCAGAGCTGCTGTGGATCAGGAAATTGTCTTGAGGGAGTGTCACATTCATGCCCGAGAACATGAATGTGATGGATGGGATAGTGATCGGGACCGAATAACACGTGTCGAATCCGCCTAGTGATGAGACGGTTCCGGTTTTGCCCATACGTCTGCGAAATTCATTTCTTACTGGAATGTAGGCTGATTGTACAAGCCGAGTGAAGGTGGTGCCTGATATAACAAAACAGAAAATCTCGATTTTTAAGCACGGAaacaaaattattatttcaaCCATTAAATCGTTCCCTGTAATTTAAGTTATAGGTACATGGCACAACCGCATAAGGCACGGGTGACGCGTTAGTGTGGTGAGTGTGGTCCTTTTTTGACAAATTGGCACCAACTCGTGCCTACAAATTTTTTCACCTTTTTTCCTATGTTATTATTCACTAATGTGGACCGAAATGATATCTAAGAATGTTAGCATCAAAGTTAAGTTTTTAATAATGAATTATCTAGTCACCTAGAATTTAAATCTGAAATATTACCTGAATCGAAAACAGTTCCTGCACCGGTAGTTGGATTGAATGCGAATGCGCTAGCCGGAATGTCGACAACTCTCTTGCCAACTTTGATGGCAAGTAAGTTGACATAGTAAAGTGATGATCTTCTAGGATTCTTGAGTAATTGGGTATACTTGATCCGAAAGGGTTGAGCAGTGGGACCCAACCGGAGCGAACCGGAGAAGTTAGGTGACTTGTAGCTAGGCAAGCAATAAGAGAATGTGGATTTGTAAAGGCTCTGAGTTTGTGACAACAGTGACAATGGACCTCTGCCTAGACCGAGAAGACCTTGCGGTGGCACCGAGTTGCCTGTGGTCTTCTGAATGCAGCCGAATGTGTAGCTTGGAATGATGTCCAATGCGAGTTTTAGGGAATCTTGCGAGAGGTTTGCCGCCACAGTGGAGCCTCCGTAGGTTGTGTTGAAGCTGCAAGCAATGGCTGTGCAAGTGGTGGGGTTCAGAACCTAATTATTTCATCACAAAGGATAATTAGTCATGGAACTGAAAAACTGGTTACAACAATTTTTTTGAGTTGTTCAAGTGCCTCCCTGGCACTTTCGAGGATTCGAATCCCTAAGTGAATGAAAATACTTGACAAATGTTTAGATGTTAGTGTTACCTGTTTGCATTGAGGAGCTTGACAACCAAGAGTCTTAAAAGATGTCGATTTTTCGGAAGCAAAAGTAGAAGAAGGGCAGCCAATGCAGCCAGAGCAAGGCACCCAAGCAGCATCACTACTAGTATCCACAGCCATAAGGAATGTTTGAGGTGGTGTTCCAACCATTGCCCTCACAACATATGTTGGGCTTTGTATAATCCCTCTCCCTGAAGCAATAGGCACCACAGACTTCTTTGCAACCGCGAGGCTTGACAAGTAGAGGAGCCTGGATTTGTCTTCTGACTGCATTTGAAGCACACTTTCTTCCCACGAGACGTGGTTTTGCGAACGGAATGGCGAGCATTGGCTGTTGACATGGAAGACTTGGAGGGTTGAGGCTTGTTGTGGCTTGTCACAGTTATTGCCTTGGGCAGTAGAAATTAAGACCAGTGCAAATGTAAAGAAGATAATGGGGGAGAGGGTTAAGGGGCTTGAGGCCTTCATTGCTGATAGAAGAGTGATGGTTTTATTAGTAAGAGCTTAAGGGGTGTGTGTATATATAGAAAGGAGTGTTGTTTTAGTTTATGACTCTTGGCTCCCCAGTGTTTAAGTGTAGTGAATTATGTTCTGTATTCCAGTAAATTTGTGTTTGTCTTATAGCCAACACATGCCTCTGGTTTCCCCATAGGCCCCCCCCCCCATTCTTGATGCAAAAGAAATATAACACTACCCATTGTCTAAAGCCAAAAGAACCAATGGACCATTAATCTTTGCATTAGGGAAATGTTATTTGGCAGCACACTTTTATAATTTACATGGCAAAAAAAGTATGAAAAAactaaattttttaataattatttattgtgTATTCAAGGTCATTTTTGTCTTTTCATCTCGCATTTGCTCTGAAAATCAACAAATGATGAATTAGAGTAGTGTTTGAGCTAAATTAAGACTTAAAAGAAGTAATCTTGGGTTAGTTTTTTAGGAAAGTGACACTCATGACTCATCCAATAATTTTGAATAGTAGGATAAATGTAAACACATATTCACTAGAATTTTGATATGGGTGTATTGTGCTTTTGTGCGAGGTACAGGTCGACTTGGGAGTGGGAGGTGGGACTGTGGAGGAGTGCAAACATACATTATAGAACAAAGCATGGGGACGAAAAGGTGTATCAAAGAAGTTAATTATAGTGCCATTTTGCCAGCACTTATTGATATCATGACGTCACTCTTGAATACTACCTCCTACCTCCTTGCCGTTCGATTCTATACGTTTATTATTTGCACGTGCTTTTATAAAGTAAAGTTTGATAAtgtttttttcaaattttttttttaataaaagtttaaacatgaaacttttattcagaattttttttaaaaaaaatattatggaattatgttttaaataaatattaaaaagcGTACCGAAAAGTAAGTATAGAATTCAAGGGGATATAGGGAGTATAAAGAAAGAAGTCGGTAGCAAAGTAGCCATTGGTTTTTAGAATGAACCATGGCGGCTTAAACCCTCGTGGGCACCTCCTTGAGCAAAATCTCATTTTAGTTATCACATTTCCTTTTATAGAAGTCAGATTGATCATTTTTTGATCAAAAATTAAATATTACTCTTATATTATTTCACAAaactgaaaattatatattaaagtagattaaatctacttttCACTGATATAACTTTTTTATTTTGTTTagttataaattattaataaacttCTGTCAAACTTAAGTCAATTTGAACTACACAAATCCAAATGTGACAATTAaaatgggatggagggagtaatAATATATACTACCCCTCCATTTACACATATTTGGAGACTTATATAAAATACggttttataatatttttttaatttttttatataaaagtttaaacataaaatatttattgagaaagaaaaaaattaaaaaaaaattatagatcTATACTTTAAACGAGTATTAAAAAAGGAGatataattatcatatttttataattttattggAGATTTATGTTTTCACTAATATACTTGTCGATCTATTTGATTTAAAATTGTACATTTTTGTTCTTAAAGAattgaaaatattttttatttgCGGACCCTCCAATATACACCTTTTTCTAGGTTAAGGgtgaaaaatatattttattactttaaaAATTAAAAGGAATATTTTTACATCACGGGCTAAACGACTGTGTTAATGTAAACCTTAAAGCTTAATAGGTCCGCATATTATTCGTTCAATTTTATACAGTTTTTTTTATACATCTGgctcaattatatatattttaaaaatgataaagaATATAAATCATTACATGCATTTATATCCACTACTTTTTTTCAATACAcctattttatatattaaataataactAGGTATTAATCCGTGTGAAgcgaattaatttatttaaataatttttaaaaatcataatagTATAGATGTtatatcaaaaaaaattatttatacttACAAAGCCCAATCCAAACTATCCAAAATATCCCGTGGTGAAAAGTATTGCCCAAAATATCCATTAAACACGAATATATATCACAAAAATGTAtattttgtatatatttatatataaacaTGTCGAACATGTAtgtttttataatatttttttaatatatgataCGCACGTTTAACATTCGTATTTAGCAAACTCAAAATTTTAATTGCATGATCACGCGTAAAAAACATGTGTATAGTTCAAATAAAATATTAGTACGCATTAGTTGACCGGTTTTTTAATCCCTACTGCACGCTAATATTTATTTTCGGGCATCCGAATTTAAAAAAGGGGTAATCCGTACATTTTCTCATTATATATCACCATAATTATCTcaatatattatttattacaatataattgattattaataaaattacaattacaattacaatataattctaataatcatattaatttattgaaaaataatttaCAACTGTACAAAATATATGAATCTAGACGTGAAATAAAAGTTAGACAAATCGGGAATTgaagttattattaatttatttttttatttacaattattTTAAGAAAAGTAAAAAAATTGTAATATACATGTGATAAATAAATTACTTGCATTAGAATTATAATGAAAAAAAGATTATAATAATACTAATGATTTTACTATTTCATTAAAAAAATACTATATGGTTATATAGAGTCATATCAGAAATAAGATTTTGGAGCTGaaataaaaatagaaataattataATAAGATTTTAGCAATTTAGTTATATTTCATTAAAAGTAAAATAATATAGAGTTGTATTAAAAATAGGATGAGTAGAGTGAAACCAAAATATGGGTCAAATAAAAATAAAGTGATATCAAATTTGGGACCAAATAAAAAGGGATTTCGcttattataatattattaaattatttgatatatatataattaaaacctaaagaatttaaaatatttgataaaagattttattaataatttaaaaaatttacaaaaagttaacttaaatattttattagaaaatatTAAGTAAATAATGACTTAACATTATATCGAGGTGTTAAAAAAATTGTACGTAAACATAATTATCATTTTTAATACTTTTATTAAATTAAAGTTCATAATCTAAGTTTTAATttgatataaaaattaaaaataatatctaATATATCAAGTTTTAATCACTTTAAAGTATGTGTCATAAATTTAAATATGAGTTAAGTGGGAGTAtcattaaattaatatatatttttttaagtaAGGCCTCTTATTTAAGATTGGTCAAAGGTCTTGACGGGCCCCTGCCCCCAGTAGCTTATGCCTGCAAGATTTTTTGAATTTGTAGGTAAATATTATATCTGATTTTATTACTAAATGTATATACGCTCCTACCGACACACAAAATTCTTGAATTCAGAATCTAAACTATGACGAATGTTTTTCATTGATGTATCGGACTGAATCACACCAAGTTCAAGATGCAaattatttgttagatgctgtGTATACTATTAATTATGCTAATGTAATTACC
This window contains:
- the LOC141671676 gene encoding aspartyl protease AED3-like; this encodes MKASSPLTLSPIIFFTFALVLISTAQGNNCDKPQQASTLQVFHVNSQCSPFRSQNHVSWEESVLQMQSEDKSRLLYLSSLAVAKKSVVPIASGRGIIQSPTYVVRAMVGTPPQTFLMAVDTSSDAAWVPCSGCIGCPSSTFASEKSTSFKTLGCQAPQCKQVLNPTTCTAIACSFNTTYGGSTVAANLSQDSLKLALDIIPSYTFGCIQKTTGNSVPPQGLLGLGRGPLSLLSQTQSLYKSTFSYCLPSYKSPNFSGSLRLGPTAQPFRIKYTQLLKNPRRSSLYYVNLLAIKVGKRVVDIPASAFAFNPTTGAGTVFDSGTTFTRLVQSAYIPVRNEFRRRMGKTGTVSSLGGFDTCYSVPITIPSITFMFSGMNVTLPQDNFLIHSSSGSTTCLAMAGAPDNVNSVLNVIASLQQQNHRVLFDVPNSRLGVSRETCT